The following proteins are co-located in the Flammeovirga kamogawensis genome:
- the porV gene encoding type IX secretion system outer membrane channel protein PorV, translating into MINLKVKSIFILLSVLSTVNVLAQSQIVGQDQNSNPIITAVPFLTIAPEARGAAMGDMGAATSADVNSSHWNPSKYARIDNEYGVSLSYNPWLQKIVGDMALSYLSGYYKLNDRQTIGASMRYFDLGSIDFTDNQGSVTRTFNPREYSFDGHFAMQLSNRYSMAVSARYIYSNLAGSISSGAQDSKPGHAFAADISGYWVNPDVNLGQYNAVFAWGWNISNIGTKMNYSNESQEDFLPTNLRLGTTLTTELDPYNKITFGIDINKLLVPTPDSTYDYKSVGVLQGMWYGLAKAPGGFSEKMKEIMWSVGAEYWYNDMFAARVGYFYENPEKGDRQYMQMGLGIRYQVVTLDFSYLLSFKRNNPLEDTLRFTLSFNFGEQSNKSKTKRGGGNKSSQSGGALDADDI; encoded by the coding sequence ATGATCAACTTAAAAGTTAAATCAATATTTATATTGTTATCTGTACTTAGTACAGTAAATGTTTTAGCACAATCTCAAATTGTTGGCCAAGACCAAAATAGTAATCCTATAATTACTGCAGTACCTTTCCTAACAATTGCACCAGAAGCTAGGGGTGCTGCCATGGGTGATATGGGTGCAGCTACATCAGCTGATGTAAACTCTTCACATTGGAACCCATCTAAATATGCCCGTATTGATAATGAATATGGAGTATCACTATCTTATAACCCTTGGTTACAAAAGATTGTAGGAGATATGGCTTTAAGTTATTTATCTGGATACTATAAATTAAATGATCGCCAAACTATAGGTGCTAGTATGAGATACTTCGATTTAGGAAGTATTGACTTTACAGATAACCAAGGAAGTGTTACAAGAACTTTTAATCCAAGAGAATATTCTTTTGATGGTCATTTTGCAATGCAACTTTCTAATAGATATAGTATGGCTGTTTCAGCAAGGTATATCTATTCTAACCTAGCAGGTTCTATTTCTAGTGGTGCTCAAGATAGTAAACCAGGTCATGCTTTTGCTGCTGATATTTCTGGTTATTGGGTTAATCCAGATGTAAATTTAGGACAATATAATGCTGTTTTTGCTTGGGGTTGGAATATCTCAAATATCGGAACTAAAATGAATTATTCGAATGAAAGTCAAGAAGACTTTTTACCGACAAATTTACGTTTAGGTACTACATTAACTACAGAATTAGATCCATATAATAAAATAACTTTTGGTATTGATATTAACAAACTATTAGTACCAACTCCAGATAGTACTTATGATTATAAATCAGTAGGAGTACTTCAAGGAATGTGGTATGGTTTAGCAAAAGCTCCAGGTGGATTTTCAGAAAAGATGAAAGAGATTATGTGGAGTGTTGGTGCTGAATATTGGTATAACGATATGTTTGCCGCTCGTGTAGGGTATTTTTATGAAAACCCTGAAAAAGGTGATCGTCAGTATATGCAGATGGGTTTAGGTATTAGATATCAAGTAGTTACTTTAGACTTTTCATACCTATTGTCATTTAAACGAAATAACCCTTTAGAAGATACATTACGTTTTACACTATCATTTAATTTTGGAGAGCAATCTAATAAATCTAAAACTAAAAGAGGTGGTGGAAATAAGTCATCTCAAAGTGGTGGTGCTTTAGATGCTGATGATATTTAA
- a CDS encoding M16 family metallopeptidase has product MNQTLDRKIAPNSYPVQDFSVLKPSILELDNSSKVFTLKNSSQPIIHFTLSIKGGKLVEKSLGSASLTSKMLGEGLKGMDSAQIHQKLESFGAIISVSSDTDSFTINGHCLTRYFREVVVMVKRYLTESDFSENEFQHILQVMIQQKKLSEEKTSFIATKLFRENFYGTSHPYGQSLSSEELLDYDINVVEDYYKQNILYAPFDLFIAGDIGDREIDIIKEVLGTIKFNRSSAIIEYPPFVNKIATSNSKIYESKDDAVQTSIRIGCPTFSLPNDDLEAFAVMNETLGGYFGSRLMKNIREEKGLSYGIHSSFRNEINQGYFLIASDVKKDLKDLAIEEIYKEINILGDQLVSEDELTTVKNYMTGSFVMSINSNLSLLEITKSLYKKGLSFDYYDSYVSRIQSVSSEDIKNMVNKYLEGDLLEIAVG; this is encoded by the coding sequence ATGAATCAAACACTAGATAGAAAAATAGCTCCTAATTCTTACCCTGTTCAAGATTTTTCAGTTTTAAAACCATCAATTTTAGAACTCGATAATTCAAGTAAAGTTTTCACTTTAAAAAATTCTTCTCAACCAATCATACATTTTACTTTATCTATTAAAGGAGGTAAATTGGTCGAAAAATCTTTAGGTAGTGCTTCTTTAACTTCTAAAATGCTAGGAGAAGGTTTAAAAGGTATGGATAGTGCTCAAATTCATCAAAAGCTAGAGTCTTTTGGAGCAATAATTTCTGTGTCAAGTGATACAGACTCCTTTACTATAAATGGCCATTGTTTAACACGATACTTTAGAGAGGTAGTCGTAATGGTAAAAAGGTATTTAACAGAGTCTGATTTTTCTGAGAATGAATTTCAGCACATTCTTCAAGTGATGATTCAACAAAAAAAGTTGAGCGAAGAAAAAACATCATTTATTGCTACTAAATTATTTAGGGAGAATTTTTATGGAACTAGTCACCCTTATGGTCAATCACTATCGTCTGAAGAATTATTAGATTATGACATAAATGTAGTTGAAGATTACTATAAACAAAATATTTTGTATGCTCCATTCGATTTATTCATTGCAGGTGATATTGGTGATAGAGAAATAGATATCATTAAAGAGGTTTTAGGTACTATTAAATTTAATCGTTCAAGTGCGATAATTGAATATCCCCCTTTTGTAAATAAAATAGCAACATCAAATTCAAAAATATATGAAAGTAAAGATGATGCTGTACAGACAAGTATTAGAATAGGATGCCCTACGTTTTCATTGCCAAATGATGATTTAGAAGCGTTTGCGGTTATGAATGAAACACTTGGAGGTTATTTTGGATCTAGGTTAATGAAAAATATAAGAGAAGAAAAAGGTCTTTCTTATGGAATTCACTCTTCTTTTAGAAATGAAATAAATCAGGGTTATTTTCTAATAGCTTCTGATGTTAAAAAAGACCTAAAAGATTTAGCTATAGAAGAAATTTATAAAGAAATAAATATTTTAGGAGATCAATTAGTTTCAGAAGATGAATTAACTACTGTGAAAAATTATATGACTGGTAGTTTTGTAATGTCTATAAACTCTAATTTATCTCTTTTAGAAATAACAAAATCATTATATAAAAAAGGATTAAGCTTCGATTATTATGATTCTTATGTAAGTAGAATTCAATCGGTTTCTTCCGAAGATATCAAGAATATGGTAAATAAATATCTAGAAGGAGATTTATTAGAAATAGCTGTAGGATAA
- a CDS encoding sulfotransferase family protein: MASFDNLDMATLSGSSLSNFKKIENQYNIEPKFKSKFNKAKLISTLCYPIEKINSDWLYNKIDKKEIGKDPVFVLGHWRSGTTHLHNLLSKDPQFGFVNTFQSVFPNALMFGRTLFIQLMRQLMPKERPADGLKLDPLFPQEEEFALGNLHDMSFYYFWYFPKQTQEIFDRVLLGKGLSEEDKDLWRSTYERFAKLALWQTKGERFLSKNPPHTARVDELLKIYPNAKFIYIYRNPYEVFGSTVRFFKGVLPSQQFQDISDDELDKNILKVFTKMYDKYESDKKLIPKENLIEIKYEEFSKDNLGYLDTIYKQLDLGDFSNVEGAMKTYIDSLGTHKKHQYNFPQETIDKVNANWSYAFDKWGYDKL; encoded by the coding sequence ATGGCATCATTTGATAACTTAGATATGGCAACTCTTTCAGGGAGTTCATTATCAAATTTCAAAAAAATTGAAAACCAATATAACATTGAACCTAAGTTCAAATCAAAATTTAATAAAGCAAAACTTATAAGTACTCTTTGCTATCCAATTGAGAAAATTAATAGTGATTGGTTATATAATAAAATCGATAAAAAAGAAATAGGTAAAGATCCTGTTTTTGTACTTGGTCATTGGAGAAGTGGAACTACACATTTACATAATTTATTAAGTAAAGATCCACAGTTTGGCTTTGTTAATACTTTTCAAAGTGTATTTCCTAATGCATTAATGTTTGGTAGAACACTATTCATTCAATTAATGAGGCAATTAATGCCAAAAGAGAGACCTGCTGATGGTTTAAAACTAGATCCTTTATTTCCTCAAGAAGAAGAATTTGCACTAGGAAATTTACATGATATGAGTTTTTATTATTTTTGGTATTTTCCAAAACAGACTCAAGAAATTTTTGATAGAGTATTATTAGGAAAAGGTTTATCAGAAGAGGATAAAGATTTATGGAGATCTACTTATGAACGTTTTGCGAAATTAGCATTGTGGCAAACAAAAGGGGAGAGATTTCTTTCTAAAAACCCTCCACACACTGCTAGAGTAGATGAATTATTAAAAATTTATCCGAATGCTAAATTTATTTACATTTATAGAAATCCATATGAAGTATTTGGTTCAACAGTAAGGTTCTTCAAAGGAGTTTTACCAAGCCAACAATTTCAAGATATTTCTGATGATGAATTAGATAAAAATATTTTAAAGGTTTTTACAAAAATGTATGATAAGTATGAATCTGATAAAAAACTTATTCCTAAAGAAAATCTGATTGAAATTAAATATGAAGAATTCTCTAAGGATAATTTAGGATACTTAGATACAATTTATAAACAATTAGACTTAGGAGACTTCTCTAATGTAGAAGGAGCGATGAAAACGTATATTGATAGCTTAGGAACACACAAAAAGCATCAGTATAACTTTCCTCAAGAAACAATTGATAAAGTAAATGCTAATTGGTCATATGCCTTTGATAAGTGGGGATATGATAAATTATAA
- a CDS encoding efflux transporter outer membrane subunit: MEKRLNLNYKNILLVFFVSQLIWGCKMGKNYEAPEVDTPLEYRFGSDTTISVENDTIGWWVLVKDPTLDSLIATGLRNNQDVKVAMQRIIEAEKLARIQKVSARPMFGYNGNYSYGNYSGFVGPNANNNYFGGASLNWEIDLWGKNRRLTEAAQANYLGSVYGARALQITLISQITTAYVRLLENKASLQVAIETLSSRDSSMIIMNARYTQGTIPEIDLNQAQIQQAIAESAIPVYKRGVALSENTLSILLGENPKAIITGEALEAQALPPVIPSGLPSDLLKRRPDLLKAEQEIVAQNAQVGAAIANRFPTISLTGTAGIASDALFSANAATGAWNIGAGVVGPLFQWGKNKRRVEAEKAKLEASIYQYESSIISAFKEVEDALASIQFYNEELIAREKHTRAALNAERLSKQRYDKGVTSYLEYLEQQRQAFEAELNLVTVRSNILSSYIQLYKALGGGWISREEQQEAESNESANK; encoded by the coding sequence ATGGAAAAGAGACTAAATTTAAACTACAAAAATATACTTCTAGTTTTCTTCGTTTCTCAATTAATTTGGGGATGTAAAATGGGAAAAAACTATGAAGCTCCTGAAGTCGATACTCCTCTAGAATATCGATTTGGATCTGACACCACTATTAGTGTTGAAAATGACACTATTGGTTGGTGGGTATTAGTTAAAGATCCTACACTTGATTCTTTAATTGCAACTGGATTAAGAAATAATCAAGATGTTAAAGTTGCAATGCAAAGAATTATTGAAGCTGAAAAATTAGCTAGAATCCAAAAAGTAAGTGCTAGACCAATGTTTGGATACAATGGTAACTACTCTTATGGTAATTATAGTGGATTTGTAGGACCAAATGCAAACAATAATTACTTTGGTGGAGCTTCTTTAAATTGGGAAATTGATTTATGGGGTAAAAACCGAAGGTTAACGGAAGCTGCTCAAGCAAATTACCTTGGTTCTGTATATGGCGCTAGAGCGCTTCAGATAACTTTAATATCTCAAATTACAACTGCTTATGTTCGTTTATTAGAAAATAAGGCAAGTTTACAGGTTGCAATCGAGACATTATCATCAAGAGATAGCTCTATGATTATAATGAATGCTAGGTATACTCAAGGTACAATACCTGAAATTGATTTAAATCAAGCACAAATACAGCAAGCAATTGCAGAAAGTGCTATACCTGTATATAAAAGAGGTGTTGCTTTATCAGAAAATACATTAAGTATTCTTTTAGGTGAAAATCCAAAAGCAATAATAACTGGTGAGGCTCTCGAAGCACAAGCACTACCTCCTGTTATACCATCTGGTCTTCCTTCTGATTTATTAAAAAGAAGACCTGATTTATTAAAAGCTGAGCAAGAAATTGTTGCTCAAAATGCACAGGTAGGTGCAGCTATTGCAAACCGTTTTCCTACAATTAGTCTTACAGGTACCGCAGGTATTGCTTCTGATGCCCTATTTTCTGCAAATGCAGCAACAGGAGCCTGGAACATTGGAGCAGGCGTCGTAGGGCCTTTATTCCAATGGGGTAAAAATAAACGTCGTGTTGAAGCAGAAAAAGCAAAATTAGAGGCTTCAATATATCAATATGAAAGTAGTATTATTTCAGCTTTTAAAGAAGTTGAAGATGCATTAGCTTCAATACAATTCTACAACGAAGAATTAATTGCTAGAGAAAAGCATACAAGAGCTGCATTAAATGCAGAACGTCTTTCTAAGCAACGATATGACAAAGGGGTAACAAGTTATTTAGAATACCTTGAGCAACAACGTCAAGCATTCGAAGCTGAACTGAATTTAGTAACTGTTCGAAGTAACATTCTTTCTTCTTATATTCAACTTTATAAAGCTTTAGGCGGAGGTTGGATTTCTCGTGAAGAACAACAGGAAGCTGAAAGTAATGAATCAGCAAATAAATAA